Proteins encoded within one genomic window of Hemitrygon akajei chromosome 13, sHemAka1.3, whole genome shotgun sequence:
- the LOC140738089 gene encoding interleukin-8-like isoform X1, with product MDRTATVTILVLLLCAIAAQGSPISGAQGRCQCLQTSFDIIHPLSIQSLKYIPSGSHCNKAEIIVTLKNKNKKCVDPDAKWLEVLFTAYKGAKKQNSKI from the exons ATGGACAGAACAGCCACTGTAACCATCCTCGTCCTCCTTCTGTGTGCCATTGCTGCACAGG GTTCTCCGATCTCAGGAGCACAAGGGCGGTGCCAGTGCCTTCAGACCAGCTTTGATATTATTCATCCATTGTCCATCCAGAGCTTGAAATACATTCCCAGCGGATCCCACTGCAATAAAGCAGAAATAAT TGTTACCCTGAAAAATAAGAATAAGAAGTGTGTGGATCCTGATGCCAAGTGGTTGGAGGTCCTCTTCACTGCCTATAAAG